The following coding sequences lie in one Arachis hypogaea cultivar Tifrunner chromosome 4, arahy.Tifrunner.gnm2.J5K5, whole genome shotgun sequence genomic window:
- the LOC112795675 gene encoding uncharacterized protein, with product MATQIFSRIIPKSLTLTPFISRSLSSSTSTTLAAASFLRRLRPLASVAYPTLRGLFLPSRSSSALFSTRASTSSLNDPNPNWSNRPPKETILLDGCDFEHWLVVMEKPEGDPTRDEIIDSYIKTLAQVIGSEEEARMKIYSVSTRHYFAFGALVSEELSYKIKELPRVRWVLPDSYLNVKEKDYGGEPFINGQAVPYDPKYHEEWVRNNARANERNRRNDRPRNADRSRNFDRRRENVVNRDMQGRPAMPNPGAGPGPNTSGAPPNNPGAYPPNNQGGYAPPGGPGGYAPPGGPGGYVPNNQGGYAPPGGRVGYAAQNAGGYAAQNAGGYQPQNAPGAYPPRNPPPNTGATPPNSGYGQMGGVPQNNYGGNMGGGVPPNQNTGGGVPPNQNMGGVPPNQNMGGVPPNQSMGGVPPGWSNNASNRDYQPRDIPSRDFGGPAGGNTYTA from the exons ATGGCGACTCAGATCTTCTCTCGAATCATCCCCAAATCCCTAACCCTAACTCCTTTCATCTCTCGCTCACTCTCTTCCTCCACCTCCACCACCCTCGCTGCTGCTTCCTTCCTCCGCCGCCTCCGCCCTCTCGCCTCCGTCGCCTACCCCACCCTCCGCGGCCTCTTCCTCCCTTCTCGTTCCTCTTCCGCCCTCTTCTCCACCCGCGCCTCCACCTCCTCGCTTAACGACCCTAACCCCAACTGGTCCAACCGTCCACCGAAGGAAACTATCCTCCTCGACGGTTGCGACTTCGAGCACTGGCTCGTCGTCATGGAGAAGCCTGAAGGAGACCCAACCCGCGATGAGATCATTGATTCCTACATCAAAACCCTAGCTCAAGTCATTGGAAG TGAAGAAGAAGCAAGGATGAAGATATATTCGGTTTCAACTAGGCACTACTTTGCGTTTGGGGCACTTGTATCCGAAGAACTTTCATACAAAATCAAAG AGTTGCCTAGAGTTCGTTGGGTACTTCCTGACTCGTATTTGAATGTCAAGGAAAAAGATTATGGAG GTGAACCCTTCATCAATGGACAAGCTGTACCATATGATCCCAAGTATCACGAGGAGTGGGTTAGAAACAATGCCCGAGCAAATGAAAGGAACAGGCGCAATGACAGGCCTCGGAATGCTGACAGGTCAAGAAACTTTGATAGGAGGAGGGAAAATGTGGTGAACCGAGACATGCAGGGTAGGCCTGCCATGCCAAATCCTGGTGCTGGTCCTGGTCCTAACACGAGTGGTGCACCACCCAACAACCCAGGTGCATACCCTCCCAACAACCAAGGCGGATATGCTCCTCCTGGCGGCCCAGGTGGATATGCTCCTCCTGGCGGCCCAGGTGGATACGTTCCCAACAACCAAGGTGGATATGCTCCCCCTGGCGGCCGAGTTGGATATGCAGCTCAAAATGCAGGTGGATATGCAGCTCAAAATGCTGGCGGATACCAACCACAGAATGCACCAGGTGCCTATCCTCCCCGCAACCCACCTCCTAACACGGGGGCTACTCCTCCAAACAGTGGATATGGTCAAATGGGAGGTGTGCCACAGAATAACTATGGCGGAAACATGGGAGGAGGAGTGCCTCCAAACCAGAACACGGGAGGAGGAGTGCCTCCAAACCAGAACATGGGTGGGGTTCCACCAAACCAGAACATGGGTGGGGTTCCACCAAACCAGAGCATGGGTGGGGTTCCACCAGGATGGTCGAACAATGCTTCCAACAGGGACTACCAGCCTAGAGACATTCCAAGCAGGGATTTCGGAGGCCCAGCTGGTGGGAACACGTACACTGCCTGA